In a genomic window of Nomascus leucogenys isolate Asia chromosome 4, Asia_NLE_v1, whole genome shotgun sequence:
- the INTS5 gene encoding integrator complex subunit 5 — MSALCDPPGAPGPPGPAPATHGPAPLSAQELSQEIKAFLTGVDPILGHQLSAREHARCGLLLLRSLPPARAAVLDHLRGVFDESVRAHLAALDETPVAGPPHLRPPPPSHVPAGGPGLEDVVQEVQQVLSEFIRANPKAWAPVISAWSIDLMGQLSSTYSGQHQRVPHATGALNELLQLWMGCRATRTLMDIYVQCLSALIGSCPDACVDALLDTSVQHSPHFDWVVAHIGSSFPGTIISRVLSCGLKDFCVHGGAGGGAGSSGGSSSQTPSTDPFPGSPAIPAEKRVPKIASVVGILGHLASRHGDSIRRELLRMFHDSLAGATGGRSGDPSLQATVPFLLQLAVMSPALLGTVSGELVDCLKPPAVLSQLQQHLQGFPREELDNMLNLAVHLVSQASGAGAYRLLQFLVDTAMPASVITTQGLAVPDTVREACDRLIQLLLLHLQKLVHHRGGSPGEGVLGPPPPPRSVPFLDALKNHVGELCGETLRLERKRFLWQHQLLGLLSVYTRPSCGPEALGHLLSRARSPEELSLATQLYAGLVVSLSGLLPLAFRSCLARVHAGTLQPPFTARFLRNLALLVGWEQQGGEGPAALGAHFGESASAHLSDLAPLLLHPEEEVAEAAASLLAICPFPPEALSPSQLLGLVRAGVHRFFASLRLHGPPGVASTCQLLTRLSQTSPAGLKAVLQLLVEGALHRGNTELFGGEVDGDNETLSVVSASLASASLLDTNRRHTAAVPGPGGIWSVFHAGVIGRGLKPPKFVQSRNQQEVIYNTQSLLSLLVHCCSAPGGTECGECWGAPILSPEAAKAVAVTLVESVCPDAAGAELAWPPEEHARATVERDLRIGRRFREQPLLFELLKLVAAAPPALCYCSVLLRGLLAALLGHWEASRHPDTTHSPWHLEASCTLIAVMAEGSLLPPALGNMHEVFSQLAPFEVRLLLLSVWGFLREHGPLPQKFIFQSERGRFIRDFSREGGGEGGPHLAVLHSVLHRNIDRLGLFSGRFQAPSPSTLLRQGT, encoded by the exons ATGTCTGCGCTGTGCGACCCTCCCGGGGCCCCAGGACCTCCTGGGCCTGCCCCGGCCACCCACGGTCCCGCGCCTCTCAG TGCTCAGGAGCTGTCCCAGGAAATCAAGGCTTTTCTGACTGGCGTAGACCCCATTCTGGGCCACCAACTCTCAGCCCGGGAACATGCTCGCTGTGGTCTTCTCCTGCTCCGTTCTTTGCCACCTGCTCGGGCTGCTGTGCTTGACCACTTGAGAGGTGTCTTTGATGAGAGTGTCCGGGCCCACCTGGCTGCCCTGGATGAAACCCCTGTGGCTGGTCCACCTCACCTCCGTCCACCTCCACCCTCCCATGTTCCTGCTGGGGGACCTGGTCTAGAGGATGTGGTTCAGGAAGTGCAGCAGGTGCTGTCTGAGTTTATCCGGGCCAACCCAAAGGCCTGGGCACCTGTCATTAGTGCATGGTCCATTGACCTCATGGGGCAACTGAGCAGCACGTACTCAGGCCAGCACCAGCGTGTTCCCCACGCTACTGGCGCTCTTAATGAACTGCTACAGCTGTGGATGGGTTGTAGGGCCACGCGTACATTAATGGACATCTATGTGCAGTGCCTCTCGGCTCTCATTGGTAGCTGCCCAGATGCGTGTGTGGATGCCTTGCTGGATACCTCTGTTCAGCATTCTCCACACTTTGACTGGGTTGTGGCACATATTGGCTCCTCTTTTCCTGGCACCATCATTTCCCGAGTTCTCTCCTGTGGCCTTAAGGACTTTTGTGTCCATGGTGGGgctggaggtggagctggcagtagTGGTGGAAGCTCTTCTCAGACCCCCTCTACAGACCCCTTCCCTGGATCTCCTGCCATTCCTGCAGAGAAACGGGTGCCCAAGATTGCCTCAGTTGTAGGCATCCTAGGGCACCTGGCCTCCCGCCACGGAGACAGCATCCGACGGGAGCTCCTGCGAATGTTCCATGATAGCCTGGCAGGCGCAACTGGAGGCCGCAGTGGGGACCCCTCCCTTCAGGCCACGGTTCCCTTCCTACTGCAGCTGGCAGTCATGTCACCAGCTTTGCTGGGCACAGTCTCCGGAGAGCTTGTGGATTGCCTCAAGCCCCCAGCTGTGCTGAGCCAGCTGCAACAACACCTTCAAGGATTCCCCCGAGAGGAGCTGGACAACATGTTGAACCTGGCTGTGCACCTGGTGAGCCAGGCCTCTGGGGCAGGTGCCTACCGCTTGCTGCAGTTCCTGGTGGACACAGCTATGCCTGCTTCAGTCATTACTACCCAGGGCCTGGCCGTGCCAGACACTGTGCGTGAGGCTTGTGACCGGCTAatccagctgctgctgctgcacctGCAAAAACTGGTTCATCACCGGGGAGGGTCTCCTGGGGAAGGGGTGCTAGGCCCCCCCCCACCTCCCCGCTCAGTGCCCTTTTTAGATGCACTCAAAAACCATGTTGGAGAGCTGTGTGGAGAGACGTTACGATTGGAACGGAAGCGCTTCCTCTGGCAGCACCAGCTCTTGGGCCTGCTATCTGTCTATACCCGGCCTAGCTGTGGACCTGAGGCCTTGGGCCATCTGCTGAGCCGAGCCCGAAGCCCTGAAGAGTTGAGTTTGGCCACCCAGTTATATGCAGGGCTAGTGGTCAGTCTCTCTGGCCTCCTGCCCCTGGCTTTCCGAAGCTGTCTGGCTCGGGTGCATGCAGGGACATTACAGCCTCCCTTCACGGCCCGGTTCCTGCGCAACTTGGCACTGCTAGTAGGGTGGGAACAGCAGGGTGGCGAGGGCCCTGCAGCCCTAGGGGCGCACTTTGGGGAATCTGCCTCAGCCCATCTGTCTGACCTGGCTCCTCTCCTGCTACATCCTGAGGAGGAAGTAGCTGAAGCTGCTGCCTCCCTCCTGGCCATTTGTCCCTTTCCTCCTGAAGCCTTATccccctcccagctcctgggactGGTAAGGGCTGGGGTGCACCGCTTCTTTGCCTCTCTGAGGCTGCATGGCCCCCCAGGTGTGGCCTCAACCTGTCAGCTTCTCACCCGCCTGTCTCAGACATCCCCAGCTGGGCTCAAGGCTGTCCTGCAGCTGCTGGTTGAGGGAGCCTTACATCGAGGCAACACAGAACTGTTTGGTGGGGAAGTAGATGGGGACAATGAGACTCTCTCAGTTGTTTCAGCTTCTTTGGCTTCTGCCTCCCTGTTGGACACTAACCGGAGGCACACTGCAGCTGTGCCAGGTCCTGGAGGGATTTGGTCAGTTTTCCATGCTGGAGTCATCGGCCGTGGCTTAAAGCCACCCAAGTTTGTCCAGTCACGAAATCAGCAGGAAGTGATCTATAACACCCAgagcctcctcagcctcctggttcaCTGCTGCAGTGCCCCAGGGGGCACTGAATGTGGGGAATGCTGGGGGGCGCCCATCTTGAGTCCAGAGGCAGCCAAAGCAGTGGCAGTGACCTTGGTGGAGAGTGTGTGTCCCGATGCAGCTGGTGCAGAGCTGGCCTGGCCCCCCGAGGAACACGCCCGGGCCACCGTGGAGCGGGATCTCCGCATTGGCCGGCGCTTCCGCGAACAGCCCCTGCTCTTTGAGCTGTTAAAGCTGGTAGCAGCTGCTCCCCCAGCCCTGTGCTACTGTTCCGTGCTGCTTCGGGGGCTGCTGGCCGCCCTCTTGGGCCATTGGGAAGCCTCTCGCCACCCTGACACGACCCACTCCCCCTGGCACCTGGAGGCATCCTGCACCTTAATAGCTGTCATGGCTGAGGGAAGCCTCCTGCCTCCGGCCCTGGGTAATATGCATGAAGTATTTAGCCAACTGGCACCTTTCGAGGTGCGTCTGCTGCTGCTCAGTGTCTGGGGCTTTCTCCGGGAGCATGGGCCCTTGCCTCAGAAGTTCATCTTCCAATCAGAGCGGGGTCGCTTCATCCGGGACTTCTCTAGGGAGGGTGGAGGTGAGGGTGGACCCCATCTGGCTGTGCTGCACAGTGTCCTCCACCGCAACATCGACCGCCTAGGTCTTTTCTCTGGCCGTTTCCAGGCACCTTCACCGTCCACTCTTCTTCGACAGGGGACGTAG
- the LOC115834766 gene encoding 60S ribosomal protein L30-like, whose product MVAAKKTKKSLESINSRLQLVMKSGKYVLGYKQTLKMIRQGKAKLVILANNCPALRKSETEYYAMLAKTGVHHYSGNNIVLGTACGKYYRVCTLAIIDPGDSDIIRSMPEQTGEK is encoded by the coding sequence ATGGTGGCCGCAAAGAAGACGAAAAAGTCGCTGGAGTCGATCAACTCTAGGCTCCAACTCGTTATGAAAAGTGGGAAGTATGTCCTGGGGTACAAGCAGACTCTGAAGATGATCAGACAAGGCAAAGCGAAATTGGTCATTCTCGCTAACAACTGCCCAGCTTTGAGGAAATCTGAAACAGAGTACTATGCAATGTTGGCTAAAACTGGTGTCCATCACTACAGTGGCAATAATATTGTACTGGGCACAGCATGCGGAAAATACTACAGAGTGTGCACACTGGCTATCATTGATCCAGGTGACTCCGACATCATTAGAAGCATGCCAGAACAGACTGGTGAAAAGTAA